In candidate division KSB1 bacterium, one DNA window encodes the following:
- a CDS encoding transposase → MWSRRRRVCPAARLALIKKYLASGLTQKQFCQREKLAYPTFLTWLRKYRAAESQAPNLRPAAPGFVPLQLEPTAHRAASCTLEFPNGVLVHFSGDIAVQLLTRLLRAAGVEP, encoded by the coding sequence ATGTGGTCTCGCAGACGGCGGGTGTGTCCCGCGGCGCGTCTTGCCCTCATCAAAAAGTATCTCGCCAGCGGTCTGACTCAGAAACAATTCTGCCAGCGGGAAAAACTGGCTTACCCCACGTTTCTCACCTGGCTGCGAAAGTACCGTGCCGCTGAAAGCCAAGCCCCCAATTTGCGCCCTGCCGCCCCCGGCTTCGTTCCGCTCCAGCTTGAACCGACCGCCCACCGCGCCGCATCCTGCACCCTGGAGTTTCCCAACGGCGTGTTGGTCCATTTCTCGGGCGACATCGCTGTGCAATTGCTCACCCGCCTGTTGCGCGCCGCCGGAGTAGAGCCATGA
- a CDS encoding cytochrome bc complex cytochrome b subunit yields MAVKAWLAERLPLEFLRRFTHEQLSELQPRHVNWLHTLGFTALLLFLMQLGTGLLLLFYYKPGAQTAYHSVQFITEKVTLGGFIRQMHVWGASFIVTVVLLHLLRVYFSGAYKKPRELTWMAGMGLLLVTLLFTLTGYLLPWDQVAYWGTVVATDTTKEVPLLGPFLLQLVRGGETVSELTLTRFFALHVVVLPMALFALLALHLFLVRYHGIAPLTRTDEPPSTEEQLRAAGARPYYPDHFKREVLIAYSALAVLVAVALCRKPHLGEAANPLVTPTGIKPEWYFLPVYQSLKYVPGWLGVLGNGLLVLFLLLLPLLDRNPERHPRRRKLALWAGILFLAGGLVLGLLGHLSDTTRELFGRRVHFDNKGLPRVLPEGEAAPP; encoded by the coding sequence ATGGCTGTGAAAGCCTGGCTGGCTGAAAGACTGCCGCTGGAATTTCTCCGTCGTTTCACGCACGAGCAACTCTCCGAGCTGCAACCCCGTCACGTCAACTGGTTGCACACCCTGGGATTCACCGCCCTCCTGCTGTTCCTGATGCAGCTCGGCACCGGCCTCCTGCTGCTCTTTTACTACAAGCCCGGCGCCCAAACCGCCTACCACAGCGTGCAATTCATTACCGAAAAGGTGACGCTCGGCGGATTCATCCGTCAAATGCACGTGTGGGGCGCATCCTTCATCGTCACCGTGGTGCTGCTGCATCTGCTGCGCGTGTATTTCTCCGGCGCGTACAAAAAGCCGCGCGAACTGACCTGGATGGCCGGCATGGGACTGTTGCTTGTCACCCTGCTGTTCACGCTCACCGGCTATCTCCTGCCCTGGGACCAGGTGGCCTACTGGGGCACGGTGGTCGCCACCGACACCACCAAGGAAGTGCCCCTGCTCGGGCCCTTCCTGCTTCAGCTCGTGCGCGGCGGCGAAACGGTGAGCGAGTTGACGCTTACCCGCTTCTTCGCGCTGCATGTGGTGGTGTTGCCCATGGCGCTGTTCGCGCTGCTGGCGCTGCACTTGTTCCTGGTGCGCTATCACGGCATTGCGCCGCTGACGCGCACCGATGAGCCGCCGTCAACCGAGGAGCAACTGCGCGCTGCGGGCGCCCGACCCTACTACCCCGATCACTTCAAACGCGAAGTCCTGATCGCCTACAGCGCACTTGCCGTGCTGGTGGCGGTTGCCCTCTGCCGCAAACCGCATCTTGGCGAGGCCGCCAATCCGCTGGTCACGCCCACCGGCATCAAACCGGAATGGTATTTTCTGCCGGTGTATCAAAGCTTGAAATATGTGCCCGGCTGGCTGGGGGTGTTGGGCAACGGCCTCCTCGTACTCTTTCTGCTGCTTTTACCGCTGCTCGACCGCAACCCGGAGCGCCATCCGCGACGCCGCAAGCTGGCCTTGTGGGCGGGCATTCTCTTCCTTGCCGGCGGCCTGGTGCTTGGCCTCCTCGGCCATCTCTCCGATACCACGCGTGAGCTCTTCGGCAGGAGGGTGCATTTCGACAACAAAGGCTTGCCGCGCGTGCTGCCGGAGGGTGAAGCCGCACCTCCATGA
- a CDS encoding DinB family protein: MNDKLTSSAIAFLLAIIDQAYDHKSWHGTNLRGAIRGLSAKTAAWRPNPKRHNIWEIVTHAAYWKYAVRRRLLGEARGSFPLKGSNWFVRPQELTEAAWKADVKLLEDMHQVLRTAVAGLAPGRLREIPAGSKLDNFTVLTGIAAHDLYHAGQIQLLKRLAERR; this comes from the coding sequence ATGAATGACAAGCTCACCTCATCTGCCATCGCCTTCCTGCTGGCGATCATCGACCAGGCCTACGATCACAAATCGTGGCATGGCACCAATCTGCGCGGCGCCATTCGGGGACTCTCCGCCAAAACCGCGGCATGGCGGCCCAATCCCAAACGCCACAACATTTGGGAGATCGTCACTCATGCGGCCTATTGGAAATATGCCGTGCGCCGCCGGCTCTTGGGCGAAGCGCGCGGCTCCTTTCCCCTAAAAGGATCCAACTGGTTCGTGCGGCCACAGGAGTTGACCGAGGCGGCGTGGAAAGCCGACGTCAAACTGCTGGAGGACATGCATCAGGTGCTGCGCACGGCCGTTGCCGGACTCGCTCCCGGCCGTCTGCGTGAAATTCCGGCGGGCAGCAAGCTCGACAACTTCACCGTGCTTACCGGCATTGCAGCGCACGATCTTTATCATGCCGGACAGATTCAATTGCTGAAACGACTGGCGGAGAGGCGTTAG
- a CDS encoding proline dehydrogenase family protein produces MELLNRLVVATLPLVPKPLVRRVANRYIAGDQIADAVRTVRALNQRGMMATLDILGEHVSRRDEATATAASYLHALETIDREKLDSNISIKLTAFGLKLDFDFCVENVRRVVQRAQELGNFVRIDMEDSSCTSDTLRLYELLRQEFNNVGTVIQAYLRRSLQDVRQLLADGKPTNLRLCKGIYVEPRRLAYKNRELINKNFTYLLHELLHRGAYVGIATHDERLVWDGMRLVDELKLPPTAYEFQMLLGVDEELRDVIVNAGHRLRIYVPFGRQWYAYSVRRLQENPQIAGYVMQKFLGLKSS; encoded by the coding sequence GTGGAGTTGCTCAACCGGCTGGTGGTGGCGACACTGCCGCTGGTGCCCAAGCCCCTGGTGCGCCGCGTCGCGAATCGTTACATCGCCGGCGACCAAATTGCCGATGCCGTGCGCACCGTGCGCGCGCTCAACCAGCGCGGCATGATGGCGACGCTCGACATTCTCGGCGAACACGTCTCCCGGCGCGACGAGGCGACGGCCACCGCGGCAAGCTATCTGCATGCCCTCGAAACCATCGACCGCGAAAAGCTCGACAGCAACATCTCGATCAAGTTGACCGCCTTCGGCCTGAAGCTGGATTTCGACTTCTGCGTGGAGAATGTCCGGCGGGTGGTGCAGCGCGCGCAGGAGCTGGGCAACTTTGTCCGCATCGACATGGAGGATTCCTCCTGCACCAGCGACACACTGCGTCTCTACGAACTGCTGCGGCAGGAGTTCAACAACGTCGGCACGGTGATCCAGGCCTATTTGCGGCGCTCGCTGCAGGATGTGCGCCAGTTGCTCGCCGACGGCAAGCCCACCAATCTGCGACTGTGCAAGGGCATCTACGTCGAGCCGCGCCGCCTGGCCTACAAGAACCGCGAGTTGATCAACAAGAATTTCACTTACCTGCTGCATGAGTTGCTGCACCGCGGCGCCTATGTCGGCATTGCCACCCATGACGAGCGCCTGGTGTGGGACGGCATGCGCCTGGTGGATGAATTGAAGCTGCCGCCCACCGCCTACGAATTTCAAATGCTGCTGGGCGTCGATGAAGAGCTGCGCGACGTCATCGTGAATGCCGGCCATCGCCTGCGCATCTATGTGCCGTTTGGCCGGCAATGGTACGCCTACTCTGTGCGCCGGCTGCAGGAAAACCCCCAAATCGCCGGCTATGTCATGCAAAAATTTCTGGGTTTGAAATCCTCCTGA
- a CDS encoding ubiquinol-cytochrome c reductase iron-sulfur subunit has product MTRRTFFDRIFAALFGSTALAFAGSALAYLYPNRNFISGTRQFSNMAGQPILAKEIGEGQFKSGVALGSPVIVQRQNGELLALSAVCTHLGCTVSYIEDEQIFRCPCHGGEYDLDGSVLDGPPPRPLPRLNVKVEEDGKIIIS; this is encoded by the coding sequence ATGACACGACGCACGTTTTTCGACAGAATTTTCGCCGCCCTTTTTGGAAGCACTGCTCTCGCCTTCGCCGGGTCGGCACTCGCCTACCTTTATCCCAACAGGAACTTCATCAGCGGCACGCGCCAATTCTCCAATATGGCGGGGCAGCCCATCCTGGCAAAAGAGATCGGCGAGGGCCAGTTCAAAAGCGGCGTCGCTCTCGGTTCGCCGGTCATTGTCCAGCGCCAGAACGGCGAGCTGCTGGCGCTGTCCGCGGTCTGCACCCATCTTGGCTGCACGGTCTCCTACATCGAGGATGAGCAGATTTTTCGCTGCCCGTGCCATGGCGGTGAATATGATCTCGATGGCAGTGTGCTGGACGGCCCGCCACCCCGGCCGCTGCCGCGCCTGAACGTCAAGGTCGAAGAAGACGGCAAAATCATCATCTCCTGA
- a CDS encoding sodium:solute symporter — translation MGSVHLVDVLIIAGYFALMLAIGYWAFRKGKEESADYFLAGRDVGWLVVGASLFASNIGSEHLVGLAGSGAAGGLAVGHFEWLACLILLLLGWLFVPFYLRSGVYTMPEFLEQRYNAAARWYLATVSIIGYVLTKISVTLYAGAVVIRELTGMDMLTSAIALVIVTGLYTIAGGLRAVVYTEVIQTFVLILGSVTLTVMGLVEVGGWQKLTASLPADFFSMWKPVSHPDFPWTGIVFGAPILGIWYWCTDQYIVQRVLAARNLEQARRGTIFASFLKILPVFIFVLPGMIAVTLFQDITSATADRAFPSLVTRVLPIGLKGLVIAGLLAALMSSLSSVFNSCSTLITWDLYKKLHPGASEHQLVMVGRVATGVLVVLGLMWVPFMKYISSQLYIYLQSVQAYIAPPIAACFLFGLFLTRLNGNGAIAALLSGFVLGALRLILELANGIDKTGLPDGTLWAWLAEINFLHFAVLLFVICTAILIGVSLLTRAPSRDHIAGLTFATTPVSARSATANAGMKKQHQINILLSLVLAATIGVLWIIFA, via the coding sequence ATGGGATCGGTGCACCTTGTCGATGTGCTCATCATCGCCGGCTATTTTGCGCTCATGCTGGCAATCGGCTACTGGGCCTTCCGCAAAGGCAAGGAGGAAAGCGCGGATTACTTTCTCGCCGGCCGGGATGTCGGCTGGCTGGTGGTGGGCGCGAGTTTGTTCGCCTCCAACATCGGCAGTGAACATCTGGTGGGCCTGGCCGGTTCCGGGGCTGCCGGCGGCCTGGCAGTGGGTCACTTCGAATGGCTGGCCTGTTTGATTCTGCTGCTGCTGGGCTGGCTGTTTGTGCCTTTTTATTTGCGCAGCGGCGTGTACACCATGCCCGAGTTTCTTGAACAGCGCTACAACGCTGCAGCGCGCTGGTATCTGGCCACGGTGTCCATCATCGGCTACGTGCTCACCAAGATCAGTGTCACGCTCTATGCCGGTGCGGTGGTGATTCGCGAGCTGACCGGCATGGACATGCTCACCAGCGCCATTGCCCTGGTGATCGTCACCGGGCTTTATACCATCGCCGGCGGCCTGCGCGCGGTGGTCTACACCGAGGTGATTCAAACCTTCGTGTTGATCTTGGGATCGGTGACGCTCACCGTCATGGGGCTGGTGGAGGTCGGCGGCTGGCAAAAGCTGACCGCCAGCCTGCCCGCAGATTTCTTTTCGATGTGGAAGCCGGTGAGTCATCCGGATTTTCCCTGGACCGGCATCGTCTTCGGTGCGCCCATCCTGGGGATTTGGTATTGGTGCACGGATCAATACATCGTGCAGCGCGTGCTCGCCGCGCGCAATCTCGAACAGGCACGGCGGGGAACGATCTTCGCCAGTTTTCTCAAAATTTTGCCGGTCTTCATCTTCGTGCTGCCCGGCATGATCGCAGTGACCCTTTTCCAAGACATCACCTCCGCCACCGCCGACCGCGCCTTTCCCAGCCTGGTCACCCGCGTTCTGCCCATTGGGTTGAAGGGCCTGGTGATCGCCGGGTTGCTGGCCGCGCTGATGAGCTCACTCAGCTCGGTGTTCAACTCCTGCTCGACCCTGATCACCTGGGATCTCTACAAAAAGTTGCATCCCGGCGCCAGCGAGCACCAGTTGGTCATGGTGGGCCGCGTCGCCACCGGCGTGCTGGTGGTGCTCGGGTTGATGTGGGTGCCGTTCATGAAATACATCTCCTCCCAGTTGTACATTTACCTGCAAAGCGTGCAGGCTTACATTGCGCCGCCGATTGCCGCCTGTTTCCTCTTTGGCCTGTTCCTCACCCGGCTCAATGGCAACGGCGCCATCGCGGCACTGTTGAGCGGTTTCGTGCTGGGCGCGTTGCGGCTGATTTTGGAGCTGGCCAACGGCATCGACAAAACCGGCCTGCCGGACGGCACGCTGTGGGCCTGGCTCGCCGAGATCAATTTCCTGCACTTTGCCGTGCTGTTGTTCGTGATCTGCACCGCCATTCTCATCGGCGTGAGCCTGCTCACCCGGGCGCCCTCCCGGGATCATATTGCCGGATTGACTTTTGCCACCACGCCGGTATCCGCCCGCAGCGCGACGGCGAACGCCGGCATGAAAAAACAGCATCAGATCAACATCCTTCTCTCGCTTGTTCTGGCGGCCACCATCGGCGTGCTGTGGATCATCTTCGCCTGA
- a CDS encoding archease yields MSIPSSGFEPIDHTADVGYRLYAATLPELFIVAARALFDAITDLETIRPVLARTISVTASDVEALLVAWLAELNFHCLTGLEVFSQFKIEKFSPTALTALARGERIDLQRHTIKTEIKAVTYHGLHLRETAAGWEAQVIFDV; encoded by the coding sequence ATGTCCATACCCTCTTCCGGCTTCGAGCCGATCGATCACACGGCGGATGTCGGCTATCGCCTTTACGCCGCCACCCTGCCGGAATTGTTCATCGTCGCGGCGCGTGCCCTGTTCGATGCCATCACCGATTTGGAAACGATCCGGCCCGTGTTGGCGCGCACGATCAGCGTCACTGCCAGCGACGTGGAAGCGCTGCTGGTTGCCTGGCTGGCCGAGTTGAATTTCCACTGCCTCACCGGCCTGGAAGTCTTTTCACAATTCAAGATCGAAAAATTTTCCCCCACCGCCCTCACCGCCCTGGCCCGCGGCGAAAGGATCGATCTGCAACGTCACACAATCAAAACCGAAATCAAGGCGGTAACCTATCACGGCCTGCATCTGCGCGAAACCGCCGCCGGCTGGGAAGCGCAGGTGATTTTTGATGTGTGA
- a CDS encoding CoA-binding protein — protein MAWHDFIIDDDNVIREILKNSHVIAVVGIKDESRLHEAAHTVPAYLHSRGYKIIPVNPRYESVFGIRCLASLEDITEPVDIVQIFRAPKNVMPHALQALQMKPKPRVFWMQTGIRHQEAAHKLAAAGIQVVQDHCMYMDHLRLLRAAA, from the coding sequence ATGGCTTGGCATGACTTCATCATTGATGATGACAATGTGATCCGGGAAATCCTCAAAAACAGCCACGTCATTGCCGTGGTTGGCATCAAGGATGAAAGCCGGCTTCACGAAGCAGCGCACACAGTTCCCGCCTATCTGCATTCCCGCGGTTACAAGATCATCCCCGTGAATCCCCGTTATGAGTCGGTGTTTGGCATACGCTGCCTCGCGTCGCTGGAGGACATTACCGAACCGGTTGACATTGTTCAGATCTTTCGCGCGCCCAAAAACGTCATGCCGCATGCGCTGCAGGCACTGCAGATGAAGCCAAAACCCAGGGTCTTTTGGATGCAGACCGGCATTCGCCATCAGGAAGCGGCCCACAAGCTCGCCGCGGCCGGCATCCAGGTGGTGCAGGATCACTGCATGTACATGGATCATTTGCGGCTGTTGCGGGCGGCAGCCTGA
- a CDS encoding D-glycerate dehydrogenase → MKIYVTRPIPQAGLDLLRAAHPGFEMNHEDRVLTRAELLDRVRGCDGLLTLLTDRIDAELLDAAGPQLKVVANYAVGFDNIDLQAATARGILVTNTPGVLTEATADHAWALLFAIARRIPESERFLRAGKFKGWGPLMFLGGDVTGCTLGIVGAGRIGHAMALRSRGFNMRVLYTDETPNPVLEQEIGARRVPLPELLRESDYVSLHVPLLPGTRHLINADTLRLMKPTAYLINTSRGPVVDEAALAAALRQGRLAGAALDVFENEPAVHPDLLTLENVVLTPHTASATIATRGKMATMAANNLLAGLRGERPPNLVNVEVWGRHRR, encoded by the coding sequence ATGAAAATCTACGTCACTCGACCCATCCCCCAGGCGGGGCTTGACCTGCTGCGCGCGGCCCATCCGGGCTTTGAGATGAACCACGAAGACCGCGTGCTCACCCGCGCCGAGCTGCTCGACCGTGTCCGGGGCTGCGACGGCCTGTTGACGCTGCTCACCGACCGCATCGACGCCGAGCTGCTGGACGCCGCCGGCCCGCAGCTCAAGGTCGTGGCGAACTATGCCGTGGGTTTCGACAACATCGATTTGCAGGCGGCCACGGCCCGCGGCATTTTGGTCACCAACACCCCCGGGGTGCTGACCGAGGCCACGGCAGATCACGCCTGGGCTCTGCTGTTCGCGATTGCCCGCCGCATTCCCGAATCCGAGCGGTTTTTGCGGGCGGGCAAGTTCAAAGGCTGGGGCCCGCTCATGTTTCTTGGCGGCGATGTCACCGGCTGCACTCTGGGCATTGTCGGTGCCGGCCGCATCGGTCACGCCATGGCCCTGCGCAGCCGCGGCTTCAACATGCGCGTGCTGTACACGGATGAGACGCCCAATCCCGTGCTGGAGCAGGAGATCGGTGCGCGCCGCGTGCCGTTGCCGGAGCTGTTGCGCGAATCGGATTATGTCTCCCTGCACGTGCCGCTGCTGCCCGGCACGCGCCATCTCATCAACGCCGACACGCTGCGGCTGATGAAACCCACCGCGTATCTCATCAACACCAGCCGCGGTCCGGTGGTGGACGAGGCCGCGCTCGCCGCCGCGCTGCGGCAGGGCCGCCTGGCGGGCGCCGCCCTGGATGTCTTCGAAAACGAGCCCGCTGTTCACCCCGATTTGCTCACCCTTGAAAATGTGGTTTTGACCCCGCACACCGCCAGCGCCACCATTGCCACCCGCGGCAAAATGGCGACCATGGCGGCCAACAATCTTCTTGCCGGTTTGCGCGGCGAAAGGCCGCCCAATCTGGTCAATGTGGAAGTGTGGGGCAGGCATCGCAGGTAA
- a CDS encoding BMP family protein, with protein MKRWSLLGLFCGMTAVLLPGCQSQPAPPAAFRAALLSPGPVSDAGWNASAYEGLRRIRDELQAEISQIEVKTPAQFEQGFRDYASRGFNIVFGHGFEFQDAAAAVAPDFPNTVFITSSGTTVRPNVAPLVFEIEQATYLMGVMAALLSKTGKAGCVGGMAIPSVKSGFQALAAGAQSVKPDFVVVQSFIGNWEDVGAAKEATLALIDQGADFIFQNADAAGLGVFQAAQERGGVYVFGSNKNQNEVAPQVVLASAVLDVPQAFLNVARAVKEKTFKAKIMRMGMKENVVALVINPALQHVIPPAVAARVEKVKQDILTGQITVPMGF; from the coding sequence ATGAAACGATGGTCACTGCTCGGTCTGTTTTGCGGAATGACGGCAGTGCTGCTGCCTGGTTGTCAATCACAGCCCGCCCCGCCGGCGGCCTTTCGCGCCGCGCTGCTCTCGCCCGGCCCGGTGAGCGACGCGGGGTGGAATGCCAGCGCCTACGAGGGTCTGCGGCGCATTCGCGACGAGTTGCAGGCGGAGATTTCGCAAATCGAGGTGAAAACCCCCGCGCAATTCGAGCAGGGTTTTCGTGATTATGCCAGCCGCGGCTTCAATATCGTCTTCGGCCACGGCTTCGAGTTTCAAGATGCCGCGGCAGCCGTGGCGCCGGATTTCCCCAACACGGTGTTCATCACCAGCAGCGGCACCACCGTGCGCCCCAATGTGGCGCCGCTGGTGTTCGAGATCGAGCAGGCGACCTATCTCATGGGCGTCATGGCGGCGCTGCTGTCGAAAACAGGCAAGGCAGGTTGCGTCGGCGGCATGGCAATCCCCTCGGTGAAGAGCGGCTTTCAGGCGCTGGCGGCGGGCGCGCAATCCGTCAAGCCGGACTTCGTCGTGGTGCAGAGCTTCATCGGCAACTGGGAGGATGTGGGCGCCGCCAAGGAGGCCACGCTGGCACTGATCGACCAGGGCGCCGATTTCATTTTCCAAAATGCCGATGCCGCCGGCCTGGGTGTGTTTCAAGCGGCACAGGAGCGCGGCGGCGTCTATGTTTTTGGCTCCAACAAGAATCAAAACGAAGTGGCACCGCAGGTGGTTCTGGCGAGCGCGGTGCTGGATGTGCCGCAGGCTTTTCTCAACGTCGCCCGTGCCGTCAAGGAGAAAACCTTCAAAGCGAAAATCATGCGCATGGGCATGAAGGAAAACGTCGTCGCGCTCGTGATCAACCCGGCCTTGCAGCACGTCATCCCTCCTGCCGTGGCGGCCCGGGTGGAGAAAGTCAAACAAGACATTCTCACTGGTCAAATCACGGTCCCCATGGGCTTTTAA
- a CDS encoding DUF488 family protein encodes MIQCKSIYAKAGEGDGVRIFVDRLWPEGVSTRAAAVSQWLKELAPSYELWRHGYDLDQWPQYRQRYRAELNAKDKRPLLERLQQMVREGPVTLLYGTSDPQRNNAVIIKELLESWQG; translated from the coding sequence ATGATTCAATGCAAAAGCATCTATGCGAAAGCCGGGGAGGGTGACGGCGTGCGCATTTTCGTAGATCGGCTCTGGCCGGAGGGGGTCAGCACACGCGCGGCGGCGGTGTCGCAATGGCTGAAGGAACTCGCCCCCTCCTATGAGCTGTGGCGGCATGGCTATGATCTCGACCAATGGCCGCAATACCGCCAGCGCTACCGCGCCGAGCTGAATGCGAAAGACAAACGGCCGCTGCTCGAACGGTTGCAACAGATGGTGCGTGAGGGGCCGGTCACCCTGCTCTACGGCACCTCGGACCCGCAACGCAACAATGCAGTGATCATCAAGGAGCTGTTGGAGAGCTGGCAGGGCTGA
- a CDS encoding nicotinate phosphoribosyltransferase, protein MFHLASAEDILSGQVTDVYFQRTRQMLTELGRDAHVAVEFILKKFPRPNNWGIFAGLEEAMTILRRLPVSVDGLPEGSLFFEDEPVLTIEGRYLDFGPFETALLGLLSQATGVATRAARCKKAAAGRPVISFGARRMHPAIAPMIERNAFIGGCDGVASVAAANLLNIKPSGTIPHAFILLVGDTVAAAQAFDRYIEPDVPRAILIDTFNDEKFEALRVAEALGDRLTYIRLDTPSNRRGDFVSLAREIRWELDLRGYQHVKIFLSGGIDEEKILQYNVIADAYGVGTAISNAPVMDFAMDIVEIDGKPVAKRGKKSGRKHLWRNRTTGERIVQPVAHEVNGDMEPLFIQMMRNGNVLYQPQPPTVIRKYVLQQLQQVELSGM, encoded by the coding sequence ATGTTTCACCTCGCCTCCGCCGAAGACATTCTCTCCGGCCAGGTCACCGACGTGTACTTTCAGCGCACCCGGCAAATGCTCACCGAGCTGGGCAGGGATGCGCACGTTGCGGTGGAATTCATTCTGAAAAAATTTCCCCGACCCAACAACTGGGGCATCTTCGCCGGCCTGGAGGAGGCCATGACGATTCTCCGGCGGTTGCCGGTGTCGGTTGACGGCTTGCCGGAGGGTTCATTGTTTTTCGAAGACGAACCGGTGCTCACCATCGAGGGGCGCTACCTTGACTTCGGGCCGTTTGAAACCGCGCTGCTCGGCCTGCTCAGCCAGGCCACCGGCGTGGCCACACGGGCGGCGCGCTGCAAGAAGGCTGCCGCCGGCCGGCCGGTGATCAGCTTCGGTGCGCGGCGCATGCACCCCGCCATCGCGCCGATGATCGAACGCAACGCCTTCATCGGCGGTTGTGATGGCGTGGCCTCCGTGGCCGCGGCCAATCTGCTCAACATCAAGCCCTCGGGAACGATCCCGCACGCCTTCATTTTGCTGGTGGGTGACACCGTTGCCGCGGCCCAGGCCTTCGACCGCTATATCGAACCGGACGTGCCGCGCGCGATTTTGATCGACACCTTCAATGACGAAAAGTTCGAAGCGCTGCGCGTCGCCGAGGCACTCGGCGACCGGCTCACCTACATCCGGCTGGACACTCCCAGCAACCGCCGCGGTGACTTCGTCAGCCTGGCGCGCGAAATCCGCTGGGAGCTCGATTTGCGCGGCTATCAGCACGTGAAGATCTTCCTCTCCGGCGGCATCGATGAGGAAAAAATCCTGCAATACAACGTCATCGCCGATGCCTATGGCGTCGGCACCGCGATTTCCAATGCGCCGGTGATGGATTTTGCCATGGACATCGTCGAGATCGACGGCAAGCCCGTCGCCAAGCGCGGCAAGAAATCCGGCCGCAAGCATCTCTGGCGCAATCGCACAACCGGCGAGCGCATCGTGCAGCCGGTGGCGCATGAAGTGAACGGCGACATGGAACCGCTGTTCATTCAGATGATGCGCAACGGCAACGTGCTGTACCAGCCCCAGCCGCCCACGGTGATCCGCAAATATGTCTTGCAGCAGTTGCAGCAGGTTGAGCTTTCCGGCATGTGA
- a CDS encoding isochorismatase: MTETELPVPAHFNPASVGEVWRVPYQERARAAEAWARQHGIMPAARDRFRICLLTVDVQNTFCVPGFELFVGGRSGRGAVEDNRRLCEFIYRNLHRLTQICPTLDTHQAMQIFHAIFLVNEQGEHPAPYTLISAADVAQGKWRFNPAVADNLQLDVQEGQQYLQHYVETLQRGGKYALTIWPYHAMLGGIGHALVSAVEEAIFFHSMARHSQPDFQVKGNNPLTENYSVLRPEVLTGPHGKIIAHKNTRLLNKLLEFDVVIIAGQAKSHCVAWTIADLLNEMGGTDPALARKVYLLEDCTSPVVVPGVIDYTDEAEAAFRRFAEAGMHVVRSTEPIASWPGIA; this comes from the coding sequence ATGACCGAAACAGAACTTCCCGTACCGGCGCATTTCAATCCCGCAAGCGTGGGTGAAGTGTGGCGCGTACCCTATCAGGAGCGCGCGCGCGCTGCCGAGGCCTGGGCGCGGCAGCACGGCATCATGCCGGCCGCACGCGACCGGTTCCGCATCTGTCTGCTCACCGTGGATGTGCAGAACACCTTTTGCGTTCCCGGGTTCGAATTGTTTGTCGGCGGCCGTTCCGGCCGGGGCGCGGTGGAGGACAACCGCCGCCTGTGCGAATTCATCTACCGCAATTTGCACCGCCTGACGCAAATCTGCCCCACCCTGGACACCCATCAGGCCATGCAAATTTTTCATGCGATTTTCCTGGTGAATGAGCAGGGCGAACATCCCGCGCCCTACACCCTGATCTCCGCTGCAGACGTGGCGCAGGGCAAATGGCGGTTCAATCCCGCGGTGGCCGACAATCTCCAGCTCGACGTGCAGGAGGGGCAGCAATACTTGCAGCATTACGTCGAAACACTGCAGCGCGGCGGCAAATATGCGCTCACCATCTGGCCCTATCACGCCATGCTGGGCGGCATCGGCCATGCCCTGGTCTCCGCGGTCGAGGAAGCCATCTTCTTTCACAGCATGGCGCGTCACAGCCAGCCGGATTTTCAAGTGAAGGGCAACAACCCTCTCACCGAAAATTACTCCGTGTTGCGGCCCGAGGTGCTCACCGGCCCGCACGGCAAGATCATTGCCCACAAGAATACGCGGCTGCTCAACAAGCTGCTGGAGTTCGATGTGGTGATCATCGCCGGCCAGGCCAAGAGCCATTGCGTGGCGTGGACCATCGCGGATCTGCTCAACGAAATGGGGGGTACGGATCCCGCGCTCGCCCGCAAGGTCTACCTGTTGGAAGACTGCACCTCCCCGGTGGTGGTGCCGGGCGTGATCGACTACACCGATGAAGCCGAAGCCGCGTTCCGCCGCTTTGCCGAAGCCGGCATGCACGTGGTGCGCTCCACCGAACCCATCGCCTCCTGGCCGGGGATTGCCTGA